CGAGCGCAGTCTCCGCAAACAGCTTTTGGCAGGCCGAGAAAGCGGCATTCAGTGCGCTCAACGATAAGGAGGGTTTTTTGCACAACCGGCCCAAATATTCTCGTCGACTTGTACCACTCAAATTTACAGTTGCAGAAAATCGATTTTTCCGTCACATTGATCGGGCTTTGTGGGAGGAGCTATGACAAAGAATGTAATTCTCGTGGATCCGTTACCGCGGACCCTAGACCTGATTGCGCGTCCTGAAGTCAGGGCTCGACTTGAAGCCCTGGGTGAGCTTGTCATCAGCGAAGACAAGCCAATGGACGATGAGGTTGTTGAGCGGTATTTGCCTGATACAGTTCTTCTGATCGGCCAAACGGCTATGCCAAAAGAGCGTCTTGACCGCGCGCCGAAGCTCAAGGGCATCTTCAACGTTGAAACGAACTTCCTGCCCAATATCGATTATCAGGCTTGTGTCGAGCGTGGCATTTGGGTACTCACCCCGGCCTCTGCCTTTGCCGGTCCGGTTGCTGAATCCGCTCTTGCGATGACGCTGGACCTGGCACGTGGGATTACCAGTGCTGACCGCGAAATGCGTGCAGGCACGGAGCAATATGGTCTCGAAGGCAACGTCGATACTGTGCGTTTTATGGGGGCAACGGTCGGAATTATCGGCTTTGGTGACCTAGGACGGCAATTCCGCGATCTGATCCGTCCGTTTCG
This genomic stretch from Ochrobactrum sp. BTU1 harbors:
- a CDS encoding hydroxyacid dehydrogenase is translated as MTKNVILVDPLPRTLDLIARPEVRARLEALGELVISEDKPMDDEVVERYLPDTVLLIGQTAMPKERLDRAPKLKGIFNVETNFLPNIDYQACVERGIWVLTPASAFAGPVAESALAMTLDLARGITSADREMRAGTEQYGLEGNVDTVRFMGATVGIIGFGDLGRQFRDLIRPFRNKTLVYDPWLPTEIIERAECIPASLDRVVKESQFILVFASVTSENQGLIGAREFAMMQKGAKFLLMSRAAVVNFPAMLEAVASGHIQAATDVFPDEPVAADDPVRSIDGLLLSAHRTGGTRDAFFEIGSMTVADAELIMKGLPPQLCRRADPATAAKLRSKPVSIS